In one window of Bemisia tabaci chromosome 6, PGI_BMITA_v3 DNA:
- the LOC140224898 gene encoding uncharacterized protein F54H12.2-like produces MAFVHSNSCDCSKSELDLFSLPPTQTHIESGGWVQYKPVSSVNESSSLEFVVPGQGDEYIDLSHTLLGIKAKIVKKADGAALAAADDDIVGPVNNWLHSLFSQVDTYLNQKIVSSPSNAYPYRSYLESLLSYGPAAKNSHVTCNLWVKDEPGKMDAADSAGLKARRAFTKRSKTVDMIGKVHGDLFNQEKYLLNGVELRLKFVRSRDVFCLIANANDYKINIIEATLYVRRVKVSPTILLNHARALEKTTAKYPITRVDVRTNTIAAGVQSASLDNLVNGQLPTRIIVGLVTNAAFTGSITTNPFNFETFGMNYVSFHVDGQQIPGMILTPDFDNNEYIRAYHTLFSGTGIHYSDSGNEISRSDYEQGYALIALDFTPDLEAHVKSHWSLVRHGNLRLELRFKAALANAVTIVSYAEFDNVVEIDRNRNVIVDFGA; encoded by the coding sequence ATGGCGTTTGTCCATTCCAACAGTTGCGATTGCTCCAAATCCGAACTCGATCTGTTCAGCCTGCCGCCTACACAAACGCACATTGAGAGCGGAGGATGGGTTCAGTACAAGCCTGTTTCATCCGTTAACGAATCTTCAAGTTTGGAATTCGTAGTTCCCGGGCAAGGCGATGAGTACATTGACTTGAGCCATACACTACTCGGTATCAAAGCCAAAATAGTCAAGAAAGCGGACGGCGCGGCTTTGGCCGCAGCCGACGACGACATTGTAGGCCCTGTGAACAACTGGCTTCATTCTTTGTTTAGCCAGGTTGACACATATCTAAACCAGAAAATTGTCTCGTCCCCGAGCAACGCCTATCCTTACAGGAGCTACCTTGAGAGCTTGCTCAGTTACGGCCCTGCCGCTAAGAATTCTCATGTGACGTGTAACCTTTGGGTTAAGGATGAGCCTGGAAAGATGGATGCTGCGGATAGCGCTGGATTGAAAGCGCGCCGCGCATTTACGAAGCGCAGTAAGACTGTCGATATGATTGGAAAAGTTCACGGGGACTTGTTCAATCAAGAGAAATACCTGCTCAACGGAGTGGAGCTGCGCCTGAAATTTGTCAGGTCTCGAGACGTTTTTTGTCTCATTGCGAACGCCAACGATTACAAAATTAATATCATCGAGGCGACCCTCTATGTACGCCGTGTGAAGGTTTCTCCGACCATCCTCCTGAATCACGCTAGAGCTCTAGAGAAAACCACTGCCAAATACCCCATCACCAGAGTAGATGTCAGAACCAACACAATCGCCGCCGGTGTGCAGAGCGCGTCATTGGACAATTTAGTGAATGGGCAATTACCAACGAGAATTATTGTAGGTTTGGTCACCAATGCAGCTTTCACAGGCAGTATAACGACTAACCCTTTCAACTTTGAAACATTCGGCATGAACTATGTCTCGTTCCACGTCGACGGTCAACAGATACCCGGTATGATCTTGACACCCGATTTTGATAACAACGAGTACATCAGAGCCTACCACACTCTATTCTCAGGCACAGGTATCCATTATTCTGATTCCGGCAATGAGATATCCAGATCAGACTACGAACAAGGGTACGCCTTGATAGCATTAGATTTTACGCCCGATCTTGAGGCTCACGTAAAATCCCACTGGAGTCTAGTGCGACATGGCAATCTGAGGCTGGAACTCAGATTCAAAGCCGCTCTTGCTAACGCGGTGACCATCGTAAGTTATGCTGAATTTGACAACGTTGTCGAGATCGATAGGAACAGGAATGTTATAGTTGATTTTGGCGCGTAG